One segment of Microbacterium arborescens DNA contains the following:
- a CDS encoding CBASS cGAMP-activated phospholipase, which translates to MGVVPASSTDPGGEMPAGQASMPGPQGHPSTMIEPSTPSVDRFQILALDGGGAKALFTAHVLARLEQDLDVSIQDSFDLIAGSSAGGIVALALGARLTPSEIVGHYEELVEAVFPAARRRLWRRPRQLTAPIYDSDALHTALTKVLGERLLGDSTKRLVIPAWDVQRGSVHIFKTPHHRRLARDWRIPMVDIAMATSAAPLYFPAARVDGHRLIDGGVWANNPSVVAIAEAVSMLDVPLASIRVLNVGTIDQLTNHPKRLDRGGLLNWAKPIAPLILTAGSRGGQGIAEHLIGKAAYTRFDALVPGGLYALDSADPSDVAGLAASVSRELSPIYTARFADHRAADYTPLIGDRHRGDPTSMSTTEVSR; encoded by the coding sequence ATGGGTGTAGTTCCTGCAAGTTCGACCGATCCCGGAGGCGAGATGCCGGCTGGTCAGGCCTCCATGCCCGGGCCGCAGGGCCATCCATCCACGATGATCGAGCCAAGCACCCCATCCGTAGATCGTTTCCAGATTCTCGCCCTCGATGGCGGGGGAGCCAAGGCACTGTTCACGGCTCACGTCCTAGCGCGGCTGGAACAGGACCTCGACGTCAGCATCCAGGACTCCTTCGACTTGATCGCTGGCTCATCGGCGGGTGGAATTGTCGCACTCGCGCTGGGCGCCCGTCTCACCCCGAGCGAGATCGTGGGGCACTACGAGGAACTGGTCGAGGCGGTCTTCCCGGCCGCGCGTCGGCGACTGTGGCGGCGTCCTCGTCAACTCACTGCACCCATCTACGACAGCGACGCGCTGCACACTGCCCTAACCAAGGTGCTCGGCGAAAGGCTGCTGGGAGACAGCACGAAACGGTTGGTCATCCCGGCGTGGGACGTGCAACGTGGCTCCGTGCACATCTTCAAGACGCCGCACCACAGACGGCTCGCCCGGGACTGGCGCATCCCGATGGTGGACATCGCGATGGCGACCTCGGCGGCACCGCTCTACTTTCCTGCCGCGCGGGTCGATGGACACCGCCTCATCGACGGCGGCGTGTGGGCGAATAACCCCTCTGTCGTCGCGATCGCCGAGGCCGTGAGCATGCTCGACGTACCGCTCGCCTCGATCAGGGTGCTCAACGTGGGCACCATCGACCAGCTCACGAACCACCCTAAGCGCCTCGACCGCGGCGGGCTGCTCAACTGGGCGAAGCCGATCGCGCCACTGATCCTCACCGCCGGCAGCCGTGGCGGACAGGGCATTGCTGAGCATCTGATCGGCAAGGCCGCGTACACCAGGTTCGACGCTCTCGTGCCGGGCGGACTGTACGCACTTGACTCGGCAGACCCGAGCGACGTCGCCGGCCTCGCCGCGTCCGTGAGCCGCGAGCTCAGCCCTATCTACACCGCGCGATTCGCAGATCATCGCGCGGCCGACTACACACCGTTGATCGGAGACCGACACCGCGGCGACCCGACCAGCATGTCGACCACGGAGGTCTCCCGATGA
- a CDS encoding SMODS domain-containing nucleotidyltransferase — protein sequence MKLTDYFNVLLKDTVNLGQVKLDSLDTRVEAVYKALKADEQIGHLILGKTPQGSWAHKTIINPVGSNEFDADFMLDMSENPDWADDPEKYIEEVYAALHRHSIYGDMPHSRKCRCVRVVYANSMHLDIVPHLNLADGREVIVNRDDNAWELTDPQGFTDWMKSKDALAKGNLRKVIRLMKYLRDHKNSFTGTRSILLTTLLGEQVTELRTLLDPGYYSDVPATLLHLVKDLDAWLQARPTKPPIPDPSGSGVTFDHRWEQSTYSYFRDRIHVHAAEIEEAYEEENKERSIELWQGIFGDGFKAPATSSSSAKFPAAAPAAPSTVGRSGRAG from the coding sequence ATGAAGCTCACTGACTACTTCAACGTCCTGCTCAAGGACACCGTCAACCTCGGCCAGGTGAAGCTCGACTCGCTCGACACTCGCGTCGAGGCGGTCTATAAGGCGTTGAAGGCCGACGAGCAGATCGGGCACCTCATCCTCGGCAAGACGCCCCAGGGCTCATGGGCGCACAAGACCATCATCAACCCGGTGGGCAGCAACGAGTTCGACGCCGACTTCATGCTCGACATGAGCGAGAACCCGGACTGGGCCGACGACCCCGAGAAGTACATCGAAGAGGTCTACGCGGCACTGCATCGCCACAGCATCTACGGCGACATGCCGCACTCACGCAAGTGCCGCTGCGTCCGAGTCGTCTACGCGAACTCCATGCACCTCGACATCGTGCCGCACCTCAACCTCGCCGATGGTCGCGAAGTCATCGTCAACCGCGACGACAACGCCTGGGAACTGACCGACCCCCAGGGTTTCACAGACTGGATGAAGAGCAAGGACGCGCTCGCTAAGGGCAACCTCCGCAAGGTCATCCGGCTGATGAAGTACCTGCGCGACCACAAGAACTCCTTCACAGGCACACGGTCGATCCTCCTGACGACACTGCTCGGCGAGCAGGTCACCGAGCTGCGCACGCTGCTCGATCCTGGCTACTACAGCGACGTCCCCGCGACTCTCCTGCACCTCGTTAAGGACCTCGACGCCTGGCTCCAGGCACGCCCGACCAAGCCCCCCATTCCAGACCCGTCCGGGTCCGGTGTCACCTTCGACCATCGGTGGGAGCAGTCCACCTACAGCTACTTCCGGGACCGCATTCATGTCCACGCCGCCGAAATCGAAGAGGCGTACGAGGAGGAGAACAAGGAGCGCAGCATCGAGCTGTGGCAGGGCATCTTCGGTGACGGCTTCAAGGCTCCGGCCACCTCGTCCAGCAGCGCGAAGTTCCCGGCAGCAGCTCCCGCGGCCCCTTCCACCGTGGGGCGGTCTGGCCGCGCGGGATGA
- a CDS encoding ThiF family adenylyltransferase, translated as MLRLRLHTVDIPHRPGGLELGDDEELIVKIRPALFSPPSAEVDHTRFLGFPHVLQGQRLCIYLDPSREWRPSAGMAGFLSRLWDWLTDASAGVFDPSTAMYHAVGGVLHHADATPTIVVREPGPSKQRQIARLITRSPHRYDLTYSTDHDGHRTPVFALASDLPFGAASTFALFLTLLDDPHLDRAEGRSPRVSPQSPAFLTSLLASALRNSDGTEQYFVLAVPHPAGGPHHLLGGRLPATTADALRRLAKKHGTAVNLDPGIINADIPIEWCNMSDERQEVTTRRDDDRPVNGFRGKTVHIWGCGGLGSWLAEFIARAGASTIAVCDPGTITGGLLVRQNYTEADIGQTKADALATRLRAIRDDLTVTVAEGSVPDPAVSLAADLIIDATVSHSITTYLDSLAGEDRTALIAQVATDARTGTLGIANICAPRDTCTPSELDDQTGRLVLADGALELYHALWKEAAEGDELIPTRGCSVPTFHGSAADLAAVAATLVNMIGLHLQQVEALVSGTHLISLPHAPAGPRHHFRPATQDTRG; from the coding sequence ATCCTCCGACTCCGGCTCCACACCGTCGACATCCCTCACCGCCCCGGCGGGCTGGAACTTGGAGACGATGAGGAGCTCATCGTCAAGATTCGCCCCGCTCTGTTCTCGCCGCCGAGCGCCGAGGTTGATCACACACGCTTCCTCGGTTTCCCGCACGTCCTCCAAGGGCAGCGGCTCTGCATCTACCTCGATCCCTCACGAGAGTGGCGCCCATCCGCCGGAATGGCCGGGTTCCTCAGCCGACTGTGGGACTGGCTCACCGATGCCTCCGCCGGAGTGTTCGATCCCTCGACCGCGATGTACCACGCTGTCGGAGGAGTGCTTCACCACGCCGACGCCACGCCCACCATCGTCGTCCGCGAACCCGGCCCGTCGAAGCAGCGTCAGATCGCTCGGCTGATTACACGCTCACCGCACCGCTACGACCTCACCTACTCGACCGACCACGACGGACACCGCACGCCCGTCTTTGCCCTTGCGAGCGACCTCCCGTTCGGTGCGGCATCCACCTTCGCGCTGTTCCTGACGCTCCTGGACGACCCGCACCTTGACCGCGCCGAAGGACGGTCACCACGGGTCTCACCGCAGTCGCCCGCGTTCCTCACATCGCTCCTCGCTAGCGCGCTACGAAACTCTGACGGCACCGAGCAGTACTTCGTGCTCGCCGTGCCGCACCCCGCAGGCGGACCGCACCATCTTCTCGGCGGACGCCTCCCCGCAACTACCGCCGACGCGCTCCGGCGCCTCGCCAAGAAGCACGGCACCGCGGTCAACCTCGACCCCGGAATCATCAACGCCGACATCCCCATCGAATGGTGCAACATGTCCGACGAACGGCAAGAGGTCACGACCCGGCGCGACGACGACCGGCCCGTCAACGGCTTCCGAGGAAAGACCGTTCACATCTGGGGGTGTGGCGGCCTCGGCTCATGGCTCGCCGAGTTCATCGCACGCGCCGGGGCCAGCACCATCGCTGTCTGCGACCCCGGCACCATCACAGGCGGGCTCCTAGTGCGACAGAACTACACCGAAGCCGACATCGGCCAGACGAAAGCCGACGCCCTCGCCACACGCCTCCGCGCGATCCGCGATGACCTGACCGTCACCGTCGCAGAAGGAAGCGTCCCTGACCCAGCCGTCTCCCTCGCCGCGGACCTCATCATCGACGCCACCGTCAGCCACAGCATCACCACCTACCTAGACAGCCTCGCAGGCGAAGACCGCACGGCACTGATCGCCCAGGTCGCCACCGACGCCAGGACGGGAACGCTCGGTATCGCCAACATCTGCGCGCCCCGTGACACCTGTACGCCGTCCGAGCTCGACGACCAAACAGGCCGCTTGGTGCTGGCCGATGGCGCGCTGGAGCTGTACCACGCACTCTGGAAGGAAGCAGCCGAAGGCGACGAACTGATCCCCACCCGAGGATGCTCCGTACCCACGTTCCACGGCTCGGCCGCAGACCTCGCTGCCGTCGCCGCCACACTCGTCAACATGATCGGTCTGCACCTCCAGCAGGTAGAGGCACTAGTCTCAGGAACCCACCTCATCTCCCTGCCACACGCACCAGCCGGCCCACGGCATCACTTCCGTCCCGCGACACAGGACACTCGCGGATGA
- a CDS encoding SAVED domain-containing protein, giving the protein MSLRERSAEENILLLCHECHRRIDDPEMVGFFTAEYLRDAKITHERRVREVTDFATLRPAAVLKVTGKIRGTLAPPSPRQIAEALHPLHLTGFGEATRTGMYEVVLDDPEDADWSWTRGIQRIDRAVDSLLAAIEASDVEVAAVFALAPIPLLVHLGSRLDDKSETVLFRRARFDDARAWAWATDAANSPAYGVSVTNNDSATQTFDEILLTVNVTAHVKLDEIPPQVRGLPRVVLSLATETPGPSVIDTRAALDRFSDGWQRALSFVEKEFPTVSRVHVVAAVPAPAAIQMGRLHMRDAQPELVIYQRTRAQGYVIALTVH; this is encoded by the coding sequence TTGTCGTTGCGAGAACGCTCGGCCGAAGAGAACATCCTTTTGCTCTGCCACGAATGCCATCGACGGATCGATGATCCTGAAATGGTCGGCTTCTTCACGGCTGAGTATCTCCGCGATGCCAAGATCACGCACGAGCGCCGTGTCCGCGAAGTTACTGACTTTGCGACCCTTCGACCGGCTGCCGTCCTCAAAGTCACCGGGAAGATACGAGGAACTCTCGCTCCGCCTTCTCCTAGACAGATTGCGGAAGCGCTCCACCCGCTCCATCTGACGGGCTTCGGCGAGGCCACTCGTACGGGTATGTACGAAGTCGTGCTGGACGATCCTGAAGACGCAGACTGGTCGTGGACGAGGGGCATTCAGCGCATCGATCGGGCCGTAGATTCGCTGCTGGCCGCGATCGAGGCCAGCGACGTCGAGGTGGCAGCGGTGTTCGCGCTCGCCCCGATCCCTCTGCTCGTACACCTTGGCTCCCGCCTCGACGACAAGAGCGAAACTGTCCTCTTCCGCCGTGCGAGATTCGACGACGCGCGAGCATGGGCCTGGGCCACTGACGCGGCGAACTCGCCGGCGTATGGCGTGTCCGTAACCAACAACGACTCAGCCACGCAAACGTTCGACGAGATTCTCTTGACCGTGAACGTAACCGCGCACGTCAAGCTCGACGAGATCCCTCCGCAGGTTCGCGGCTTGCCCCGTGTAGTGCTCAGTCTTGCAACTGAAACGCCCGGCCCCAGCGTGATCGACACCAGGGCCGCACTCGACCGGTTTTCGGACGGCTGGCAACGCGCTCTTTCCTTCGTAGAAAAAGAGTTCCCGACAGTCTCTCGCGTTCACGTGGTCGCAGCTGTTCCGGCGCCAGCGGCGATCCAGATGGGGCGACTCCACATGCGCGACGCCCAACCGGAATTAGTCATCTATCAACGAACGAGAGCACAAGGCTACGTAATCGCGCTCACGGTGCACTAA
- a CDS encoding SMODS domain-containing nucleotidyltransferase, whose protein sequence is MELENYFTAFLQNTVNLKQWKLKQLDGRVIAIVDALKKDAVIGTRYQDHIPQGSWAHETIITPVGALDEFDADFLLHIEEVSEWSQNPKEYLREVRAAFKRNATYKSMLQRKNRCVRIDYANDCHVDVVPYIVRDDGSQVIVNYKENKFEDTNPAGFTSWMKEKDDITNGNLRRVIRLLKYIRDYKNTFDCPSVILTTLLGGRVQAFDTEARYASVGSTLVALLEDLASWLRWHEQMPVLEDPSCLGTYFNHRWAQEKYANFRVQVQRYAEWAREALVEDDEATSASRWRKLFGDTFVAEENVRLAKSLGHSGQRKALVLRAPEEEFIHEHYAYAGGHSARIDAFVLRDSGRVARSLRVDGRVEKNRDLLFRVVTDVPGQFDVIWKVRNKGEEAERVGQLRGQLLEGDGTQGVEHRESTSYAGNHFVEVYILQGGRVVASDHHAVVIR, encoded by the coding sequence ATGGAACTCGAGAACTATTTCACCGCCTTTCTTCAGAACACGGTGAACCTCAAGCAGTGGAAACTGAAGCAGCTCGACGGTCGAGTGATTGCCATCGTGGATGCTCTGAAGAAAGACGCGGTGATTGGTACTCGCTACCAAGACCACATCCCGCAGGGATCATGGGCCCACGAGACAATCATCACGCCCGTCGGAGCGCTAGACGAGTTCGACGCCGACTTTCTTCTACACATCGAGGAAGTTTCTGAGTGGTCACAGAACCCGAAAGAGTACCTGCGAGAGGTGCGAGCCGCCTTCAAGCGGAACGCGACCTATAAGTCGATGCTTCAGAGAAAGAATCGGTGCGTCCGAATCGATTACGCAAATGATTGTCATGTTGATGTGGTGCCCTACATCGTGCGCGATGACGGATCTCAAGTCATCGTCAACTACAAAGAGAACAAGTTTGAGGACACCAACCCCGCGGGGTTCACGTCATGGATGAAGGAAAAGGATGACATCACGAACGGAAACCTCCGTCGAGTCATCCGCCTTCTGAAATACATCCGGGACTACAAGAACACCTTCGACTGCCCCTCGGTGATCCTCACAACACTTCTCGGTGGACGAGTCCAAGCCTTCGACACCGAGGCTCGGTACGCCTCAGTCGGTTCAACGCTGGTCGCCCTTCTCGAAGACCTGGCCTCTTGGCTGCGCTGGCACGAGCAGATGCCTGTCCTCGAAGACCCGAGCTGTCTTGGGACCTACTTCAACCATCGGTGGGCCCAGGAGAAGTACGCAAACTTCCGCGTGCAGGTACAGCGCTACGCCGAGTGGGCGAGAGAAGCGCTTGTCGAGGACGACGAAGCCACGAGCGCAAGCCGTTGGCGCAAACTCTTCGGAGACACTTTTGTTGCTGAAGAGAACGTAAGACTGGCGAAGTCGCTTGGGCACAGCGGGCAGCGGAAGGCTCTCGTTCTTCGAGCTCCAGAAGAGGAGTTCATTCACGAGCACTACGCGTATGCTGGCGGCCATAGCGCGCGGATCGATGCTTTCGTACTTCGGGACTCTGGACGCGTGGCGCGCTCGCTCCGCGTCGACGGTCGAGTCGAGAAGAACCGAGATCTCCTCTTCCGAGTAGTGACTGATGTTCCTGGACAGTTTGATGTCATCTGGAAGGTGCGCAACAAGGGAGAAGAGGCAGAGAGAGTTGGGCAGCTCCGGGGGCAACTCCTCGAAGGTGACGGCACGCAGGGTGTGGAACATCGCGAATCCACCAGCTACGCAGGGAACCACTTCGTTGAGGTGTACATCCTGCAAGGTGGACGTGTTGTCGCCTCGGACCATCATGCAGTCGTCATCCGGTAG
- a CDS encoding GIY-YIG nuclease family protein — protein sequence MKLLDDGSFRSAGEVGPLVPNEFGVYAIRLRGGATLAEPFFSVRDGRDLIYIGQAEKQTLRKRLLGNELRARGNGTFFRSIGAVLGYRPPFGSLAGRARMQNYRFAPTDRNAIVNWIDANLEVSWAVLPQSEVQEAEVALIRENTPLLNLQHNPRARSELALLRANCRAIAAGLSTSAS from the coding sequence ATGAAGCTCCTCGATGACGGCTCCTTCCGATCAGCTGGTGAGGTCGGGCCGCTCGTACCGAACGAGTTCGGCGTCTACGCCATCCGGCTTCGCGGCGGCGCGACTCTCGCCGAGCCGTTTTTCTCCGTTCGCGATGGTCGCGACCTGATCTATATCGGACAAGCGGAAAAGCAGACGCTCCGGAAACGACTACTCGGGAACGAACTGCGAGCACGCGGTAACGGAACCTTCTTCCGTAGCATCGGCGCGGTGCTCGGATACCGGCCCCCGTTCGGCTCACTCGCCGGTCGAGCCCGAATGCAGAACTACCGCTTCGCCCCCACCGACCGGAACGCCATCGTCAACTGGATCGACGCGAACCTCGAGGTGAGCTGGGCCGTCCTGCCGCAGTCCGAAGTGCAGGAGGCGGAGGTCGCCTTGATCCGAGAGAACACGCCATTACTGAACCTGCAGCACAATCCACGAGCGCGCTCTGAACTCGCGTTGCTTCGAGCCAACTGCCGCGCCATTGCCGCCGGATTGTCCACTTCTGCGTCGTGA
- a CDS encoding RNA polymerase sigma factor, whose protein sequence is MPKLFTALYADRARSIERYILSRINDVDLAQDLTAETFAIAWQKYSTGTRITSGWLFQTARNLIGNEYQRRSRVKERTRQLVAEELTRARNPMSELATVELQDAVAKLRPAYALALELTYWCGLPAAEAAEVLGCTTSSYWQRLARARAALRAELSDPAIVTRQTGARTSPGRPGR, encoded by the coding sequence GTGCCGAAACTGTTCACTGCTCTGTACGCAGATAGAGCCAGGTCAATTGAGCGCTACATCCTGTCACGCATCAACGACGTCGATCTAGCACAGGACCTGACTGCCGAGACCTTCGCTATCGCGTGGCAAAAGTACTCCACCGGGACTCGCATCACGAGCGGGTGGCTATTTCAAACTGCACGGAATCTCATCGGAAACGAGTATCAACGACGGAGTCGCGTCAAGGAGCGGACACGACAACTGGTGGCCGAAGAACTGACCAGGGCTCGGAACCCCATGAGCGAACTGGCGACCGTCGAGCTGCAGGACGCGGTCGCGAAACTTAGGCCTGCTTATGCGCTGGCACTCGAGCTCACCTACTGGTGTGGGCTGCCCGCTGCCGAGGCGGCAGAGGTGCTCGGGTGCACGACGAGCTCCTACTGGCAGCGCCTGGCACGGGCTCGTGCAGCCCTTCGGGCCGAACTCAGCGACCCCGCGATCGTCACCCGCCAAACAGGTGCCCGCACCTCGCCCGGACGCCCCGGGCGTTAG
- a CDS encoding HTH domain-containing protein: protein MTTQMFNPAEQLKRAVDDGRLSEESLEAITEIPTAKLRSFFTGAEAGAVGVTVKPQSLSSDEVTRLAVLAAQIGQGLEIDDDERLRATLEGLTAQFHLTLENIALLIHAKPTDLAVALREPASLPADRKYALASRLSYLTNAIERARPGTVDPGR from the coding sequence ATGACTACCCAGATGTTCAATCCTGCTGAGCAGCTCAAGCGCGCTGTCGATGATGGGCGCCTTTCTGAGGAGAGCCTCGAGGCCATCACCGAGATCCCAACCGCGAAGCTCCGATCCTTCTTCACCGGGGCTGAGGCAGGTGCCGTCGGTGTCACAGTGAAACCCCAGTCGCTCTCCTCGGATGAGGTGACTCGGCTGGCGGTTCTCGCGGCGCAAATTGGTCAGGGTTTAGAGATCGATGATGACGAACGACTGCGGGCGACCCTGGAAGGGCTGACGGCTCAGTTTCATCTCACTCTGGAGAATATTGCGTTACTGATCCATGCCAAGCCGACCGACCTCGCCGTGGCGCTCCGCGAACCAGCATCGCTGCCTGCGGATCGAAAGTACGCGCTCGCATCGAGGCTGTCCTATCTCACGAACGCGATCGAGCGAGCGCGTCCTGGAACTGTCGATCCGGGAAGGTGA
- a CDS encoding serine hydrolase domain-containing protein, producing MLEWGSVTKTATAQIAQQLDRAEIVDLSAPVSEYLPETGLPRNVDVRSLVTHTSGLARLPSRMIETIAEARDPYAKYTTEYFDSEVLPNISTQHSGHVGVVAYSNLGYAVLTRVLEVTTGLDWWTLAKEYVFDPLDITAVSTSPEPERVPVLRTWTGRIREQWHDPGPFVGAGGLHGTFDALELYATSITRQTPGENPLGWMDDSSLWWHNGHNRDHGSFVGVTHDGARVITVHTLGYNAGRADRIAARLERHPLECSAWRR from the coding sequence ATGCTCGAGTGGGGCTCGGTCACGAAGACCGCCACCGCTCAGATCGCGCAGCAGCTGGACCGCGCAGAGATCGTCGACCTCTCGGCTCCGGTAAGCGAGTACCTGCCAGAAACCGGTCTACCCCGCAACGTCGATGTGCGCTCGTTGGTGACCCACACCTCGGGCCTCGCCAGGCTTCCCTCACGGATGATCGAGACGATCGCCGAAGCCCGCGACCCCTATGCGAAGTACACGACGGAGTACTTCGATTCCGAGGTGTTGCCGAATATCTCAACGCAACACAGCGGGCACGTCGGCGTCGTCGCGTACTCGAACCTTGGCTACGCGGTGCTGACGCGTGTGCTCGAGGTCACGACAGGTCTCGACTGGTGGACGCTCGCGAAGGAATACGTCTTCGACCCGCTCGACATCACGGCCGTGTCGACGTCCCCCGAGCCGGAACGTGTGCCCGTTCTGCGCACCTGGACGGGGCGCATTCGCGAGCAGTGGCACGATCCCGGGCCATTCGTCGGGGCCGGCGGCTTGCATGGAACTTTCGATGCGCTCGAGCTGTACGCCACTTCCATCACGCGGCAGACGCCCGGAGAGAACCCGCTGGGCTGGATGGACGATTCATCGTTGTGGTGGCATAACGGCCATAACCGAGACCATGGGTCATTCGTCGGCGTCACGCACGATGGAGCGCGAGTCATCACTGTGCACACCCTGGGATACAACGCGGGACGTGCCGACCGGATCGCCGCACGGTTGGAGCGGCACCCCCTGGAGTGCTCTGCATGGCGCCGCTAG
- a CDS encoding ATP-binding cassette domain-containing protein: MNNVVEVRDVSVTLGGIDLYRGATLNLRRGATVALTGPNGSGKSVLLKVICGFVTPDSGSIWIDPSLLSARRTFPERFGIAIDGPAYIPGRTGLQNLLELARIRRQITAEDVRATMMRVGLDPDAKQKVRNYSLGMKQKLSLAQALMEQPEVLLLDEPFNALDKSSVERVTDILHAERERGSTILFTSHSDRDVHTLADEVFRVEEQRLVKQQVRPHS, translated from the coding sequence ATGAACAACGTCGTAGAGGTACGCGATGTCAGCGTGACCCTCGGAGGTATCGACCTCTACCGGGGCGCGACCCTCAACTTGCGTCGCGGAGCCACGGTGGCGCTCACCGGGCCCAACGGGTCGGGCAAGTCGGTGCTTCTGAAGGTGATCTGCGGATTCGTCACGCCCGATTCCGGCAGCATCTGGATCGATCCGTCACTGCTGTCTGCGCGCCGCACGTTCCCTGAGCGATTCGGTATCGCGATCGATGGGCCCGCCTACATCCCGGGTCGCACCGGGCTGCAGAATCTTCTCGAACTCGCTCGGATCCGCCGTCAGATCACCGCGGAGGACGTCAGAGCCACGATGATGCGTGTCGGGCTCGATCCCGATGCGAAGCAGAAGGTGCGCAACTACTCGCTCGGGATGAAGCAGAAGCTGTCGCTCGCTCAGGCCCTGATGGAGCAGCCGGAGGTTCTGCTGTTGGATGAGCCTTTCAACGCCCTCGACAAGAGCAGTGTCGAGCGTGTCACCGACATCCTGCACGCGGAGCGGGAGCGCGGCTCGACGATCCTCTTCACCAGCCACAGCGACCGTGACGTTCACACCCTGGCCGACGAGGTCTTCCGTGTGGAGGAGCAGCGCCTGGTCAAACAACAGGTGAGGCCTCACTCATGA
- a CDS encoding DUF1269 domain-containing protein has translation MTDRNLELLVATYDDEGSAHEDFSFIKSMDDLNVVAAIVLTRDADGNVHVKQHGGRIVAYGTAVGAVVGLVVGLFAPPVLLLTGVAGLGIGAGVGEIIKRHEEKSLGVDVEEWLPAGSSAIVAVVDDVFLDRVEKALVRATKRVNKAIAKGDYDAVVNAVNKGDAKIVDAITA, from the coding sequence ATGACTGACCGAAATCTAGAATTGCTCGTCGCCACGTACGATGACGAAGGTTCAGCTCACGAGGACTTCTCATTCATCAAGTCGATGGACGACCTCAACGTTGTGGCTGCCATCGTCCTGACACGCGACGCAGACGGCAATGTGCACGTCAAGCAGCACGGCGGACGGATCGTGGCCTACGGGACGGCCGTGGGCGCCGTCGTCGGCCTGGTCGTCGGGCTCTTCGCCCCGCCGGTGCTTCTGCTGACCGGCGTTGCCGGGCTCGGGATCGGTGCAGGCGTCGGCGAGATCATCAAGAGGCACGAAGAGAAGTCGCTGGGTGTCGACGTCGAGGAGTGGCTACCCGCGGGCTCGTCGGCGATCGTCGCCGTCGTCGACGACGTCTTCCTCGACCGTGTCGAGAAGGCCCTCGTGAGGGCTACCAAGCGCGTCAACAAGGCGATCGCGAAGGGCGACTACGACGCCGTTGTGAATGCGGTGAACAAGGGCGACGCGAAGATCGTCGACGCGATCACCGCGTGA